DNA from Prosthecobacter fusiformis:
TGTGCTTCGTCGTCAGGAGTGTGCGGAGATTGTTGAAAAGGCATTGCTCCATTTTGAGGGCCAGCGTTACCAGCTGATTGCTTGGTGCATTATGCCCAATCATGTTCATGTTCTCATGAAGACCTTCATGGGACATCCCCTCGGTAGGGTCGTTCATTCATGGAAGACCTTCACGGCTCGTGAAATCAATAGGCTTCTCGGCCAGTCCGGACCTTTTTGGCAGGAGGATTACTATGATACCTTCATGCGTGATGAAGAGCATCAGTACAATGAAGTTTTATACATCGAGTCCAATCCGGTGAAGGCAGGGCTTGTTGGGAAGGCAGTCGATTGGCCTTGGTCAAGCGCAGCTAGGAAATGGAGGTGGATGACATAGGCATGTGGGGGGCACGGGCAATCACTGGAATGGGCATCTGTGACGTCCCTGCCTTTGAGGGTTTTCGGGGTCGGAGGAAAGTTAGGCGAGTAGGATACTCGCGCTCCGGCTGC
Protein-coding regions in this window:
- a CDS encoding REP-associated tyrosine transposase; amino-acid sequence: MAISKDHSGWTDRGFLPHYDHAELVQSVTFRLADSLPKEKLLEWEHLLKSLDDRERIRQIELYLDRGSGSCVLRRQECAEIVEKALLHFEGQRYQLIAWCIMPNHVHVLMKTFMGHPLGRVVHSWKTFTAREINRLLGQSGPFWQEDYYDTFMRDEEHQYNEVLYIESNPVKAGLVGKAVDWPWSSAARKWRWMT